A stretch of the Aegilops tauschii subsp. strangulata cultivar AL8/78 chromosome 4, Aet v6.0, whole genome shotgun sequence genome encodes the following:
- the LOC109769510 gene encoding uncharacterized protein: MLRLPCLLRGVSSTAASSLRRAFRSAASLEAILSHSHPSKASSEDQAGPAHLALYNYPTFAGAYSALAADLFHRRLGRRLLVLPFSSVEPFRAEDFKGAGFHSCYLLDFIGPRNFALELSRFIPSVVAFDHRQSTLGRIPQMGRCPTNLDIRIDTSKSSARAVLDYFSNKLTSENPDSETCENLLGQEDEERVSNVVKYVEDADLRQWQLPDSRAFHTALRDERAKLNCVSNPHVFEQLMQLDVSDLLARGNSLAQNRLEAARKLIHNPFKLYLGQGLYGECLAIRADGDSKLSHEIGLELSKMSASAGLRPIGAVVFMQRGLLKICLRTTDNTTNTAEIAKAYGGGGKASSSSFALRMDEFNAWIRENT, from the exons ATGCTCCGCCTCCCCTGCCTCCTGCGTGGCGTCTCCTCGACGGCGGCGTCCTCTCTCCGGCGAGCCTTCCGCTCGGCGGCCTCCCTTGAAGCCATCCTCTCACACTCCCACCCATCCAAGGCCTCCTCCGAGGACCAGGCGGGCCCAGCCCACCTCGCGCTCTACAACTACCCCACCTTCGCCGGCGCCTACTCCGCGCTCGCCGCTGACCTCTTCCACCGTCGCCTCGGCCGGCGCCTCCTCGTCCTCCCCTTTTCCTCCGTCGAGCCTTTCAG AGCGGAGGACTTCAAGGGTGCCGGGTTCCATTCTTGCTATCTTTTGGATTTCATCGGGCCAAGGAATTTTGCGTTGGAGCTCTCTCGATTCATCCCCAG TGTGGTGGCATTTGATCACCGGCAAAGCACACTGGGAAGGATCCCACAGATGGGTCGATGCCCGACTAACCTTGACATCCGCATCGACACCTCAAAAAGTAGTGCCCGAGCTGTACTTGATTATTTCTCCAATAAGCTTACATCAGAAAACCCCGATTCC GAGACATGTGAGAATCTGTTGGGCCAAGAAGATGAGGAGCGGGTTTCAAATGTTGTCAAATATGTAGAGGATGCTGATCTGCGGCAATGGCAGCTGCCCGATAGCAGAGCATTTCATACAGCTCTCAGGGATGAGCGTGCAAAGTTAAATTGTGTTAGTAATCCTCATGTTTTTGAGCAG CTAATGCAACTTGATGTTAGCGATCTGCTTGCTAGAGGGAATTCATTAGCTCAAAATCGTCTAGAGGCTGCAAGGAAGCTCATACACAATCCTTTCAAGCTTTACCTCGGACAAGGGCTATATGGTGAATGTCTT GCAATCAGAGCCGACGGGGATTCAAAGCTGAGCCACGAAATCGGTTTGGAGTTGAGCAAGATGAGTGCTTCCGCCGGATTAAG ACCAATTGGAGCAGTGGTCTTTATGCAACGTGGACTGCTGAAGATTTGCTTGAGGACTACAGACAATACAACCAACACAGCAGAGATCGCCAAG GCATATGGCGGAGGTGGAAAGGCGAGCTCAAGTTCTTTCGCACTAAGGATGGACGAGTTCAACGCCTGGATTAGGGAGAACACATGA
- the LOC109769509 gene encoding uncharacterized protein isoform X2 yields MITAMYQALPRRGYPLLVLRLRGHRGLSSLAGGGERWRGQPQQQEESKEVKVSVWWDFQKCQLPPGANPCRVAPRVTAALRAAGIRGPVEITAFGDVFVLPRPVQEVLAATGVAFSHVPTSGKDGCDRSFIADLVYWIAQNPPPAHFFLISGDKHFANILHRLRMSNYNILLACPNTEPSILCSAATIMWPWEALIKGEGFTRKHFNQPPDGLSCSWYGNYRGALDDPFQKAEPKHSGNVPLQTKKPEKLPIVSRSAVNGPDHAKFIDPLPGDSQPAVFGEKSFMRMSSGQSIGESKCLIDTKNEKPRSSNASSSPSDILSLESLEQKKIPVGDDPFLQGESKHSMNVPLQTKKPEETPRIPISVVNCIRRALNSYPEGVNLEDLLSELKENKLFMYNGLYGFKTFSALLQAMPDYVKFIDPLPGDSQPAVVGEKSFNRFPSAQSNGEVKCLIETKNGKPPSSKVPSSPSDILSPEQRKIPIADAPSSQCGLLSRDQRKAPSVDFIKPSEPPACHMEADMVITAAIPSSEAQGTTSKKGLLERIQILWTGPKTIKPQVHPSHDATFSEGSSDVTSQEGQHNRHLRNAMKNCSTTDNPDVNGPDNSSAGSTSLSNDPSNNCSETDVKGDFANTKNHSGETVEISKAEKSKGIFSWAARWWSSGKSDKQDNQNHDGTRKDLDKGCSFVNSASGQQVGVEMFEKSYFWDALQQYLLTHHGSKLVSEAKAREELAHGLQKGCSLLKGLDDKHIHQLVHLLISEKKWIKECRSETFHFQLTLPQRGTCAPLHACKPQGSSSPLTNGNGQASCKGNEDHGNVDDFAWEELGPVSSAGDPHPETGKVEKIRMLNFPRMKVIQQANKQEETLRGARSSKLLPRGKHKQARMMVHRQEISRRNALERINIIVSVIVLRPSSSSSSNTRDIKLALVLCK; encoded by the exons ATGATCACAGCCATGTACCAAGCGCTTCCGCGCCGCGGATACCCCCTCCTCGTCCTCCGCCTCCGGGGGCATCGCGGGCTCAGCTCGctcgcgggcggcggcgagcggtGGAGGGGGCAGCCCCAGCAGCAGGAGGAAAGCAAGGAGGTCAAGGTGTCGGTGTGGTGGGACTTCCAGAAGTGCCAGCTTCCGCCCGGCGCCAACCCCTGCCGCGTGGCCCCGCGCGTCACGGCCGCGCTGCGCGCCGCCGGCATCCGGGGCCCCGTCGAGATCACCGCCTTCGGCGATGTTTTCGTGCTCCCCCGCCCCGTCCAGGAGGTCCTCGCGGCCACCGGCGTCGCGTTCTCGCACGTCCCCACCA GTGGAAAGGATGGTTGTGACAGATCATTCATTGCTGATCTTGTCTATTGGATTGCTCAGAACCCTCCACCAGCCCATTTCTTCCTTATATCTGGGGATAAACACTTTGCAAATATTCTGCATCGCCTTCGGATGAGCAATTATAACATACTCCTAGCCTGTCCTAATACCGAGCCCAGCATTCTCTGCAGTGCAGCGACAATTATGTGGCCGTGGGAGGCTTTGATTAAAGGGGAGGGGTTTACTCGGAAACATTTTAACCAGCCACCTGATGGTTTGTCCTGTTCTTGGTATGGTAATTACAGGGGAGCTCTTGACGACCCCTTCCAGAAAGCAGAACCAAAGCACTCCGGAAATGTACCATTGCAAACCAAGAAGCCAGAGAAGCTACCTATAGTCTCCAGATCTGCGGTCAACGGGCCTGATCATGCCAAGTTTATAGATCCTCTACCAGGTGATAGTCAACCTGCTGTATTTGGTGAAAAAAGCTTTATGAGAATGAGTTCTGGGCAAAGTATTGGTGAGAGCAAATGCCTCATTGATACTAAGAATGAGAAGCCACGATCATCCAATGCCTCATCTTCTCCATCAGATATATTATCTTTAGAATCTTTAGAACAAAAGAAAATTCCGGTCGGTGATGACCCCTTCCTGCAAGGAGAATCCAAGCACTCCATGAATGTACCATTGCAGACCAAGAAACCAGAGGAGACACCTAGAATCCCCATATCTGTGGTCAACTGTATCAGGAGAGCATTAAACTCTTATCCTGAAGGGGTCAACCTTGAAGATCTTCTATCAGAACTTAAAGAGAACAAGTTGTTTATGTATAATGGATTATATGGCTTCAAAACCTTCAGTGCTCTTCTCCAAGCTATGCCTGATTATGTCAAATTTATAGATCCTTTACCAGGTGATAGTCAACCTGCCGTAGTTGGTGAAAAAAGCTTTAATAGATTTCCTTCTGCTCAAAGTAATGGTGAGGTAAAATGCCTCATTGAGACGAAGAATGGGAAGCCACCATCATCTAAAGTACCATCTTCTCCATCAGATATATTGTCTCCAGAACAAAGGAAAATTCCGATAGCTGATGCTCCATCTTCCCAGTGTGGTTTGTTATCTAGAGACCAAAGGAAAGCTCCATCCGTAGATTTTATTAAGCCATCTGAACCTCCTGCGTGTCATATGGAAGCTGATATGGTGATCACTGCTGCAATTCCCTCCTCGGAGGCTCAAGGTACTACTAGTAAAAAAGGGCTACTTGAAAGGATTCAGATACTATGGACTGGTCCCAAGACCATTAAGCCCCAGGTCCATCCATCTCATGATGCTACTTTTTCTGAAGGGTCCAGTGATGTAACAAGCCAGGAAGGGCAACATAACAGACATTTGAGAAATGCCATGAAGAATTGTTCCACAACTGACAATCCTGATGTGAATGGTCCTGATAACAGTTCAGCAGGCAGCACTAGTTTGTCAAATGACCCGTCTAATAACTGTTCTGAAACAGATGTCAAGGGGGATTTTGCAAATACAAAGAATCACTCTGGCGAAACAGTCGAAATCAGCAAAGCTGAAAAGAGCAAAGGAATATTTAGCTGGGCAGCAAGGTGGTGGTCATCTGGAAAATCAGATAAACAAGATAATCAAAATCATGATGGAACAAGGAAAGATTTGGACAAAGGATGTTCATTTGTTAACAGTGCAAGTGGACAGCAAGTAGGAGTTGAAATGTTTGAAAAATCTTACTTCTGGGATGCACTACAGCAATATCTTTTAACCCATCATGGATCAAAACTTGTTTCAGAAGCAAAGGCAAG GGAGGAGTTGGCACATGGACTGCAGAAGGGCTGTTCGCTTCTCAAAGGCCTTGACGACAAACATATCCATCAGTTAGTACATCTGTTGATCTCTGAGAAGAAATGGATCAAGGAGTGTAGGTCGGAAACTTTTCATTTCCAACTTACGCTGCCTCAGAGAGGAACATGTGCTCCATTACATGCCTGTAAACCACAAGGGTCAAGTTCTCCTCTTACAAATGGAAACGGCCAGGCCAGCTGCAAGGGCAATGAAGACCATGGTAATGTCGATGACTTTGCCTGGGAAGAGCTTGGTCCTGTATCCAGTGCTGGTGATCCTCATCCAGAAACTGGTAAAGTG GAAAAGATTCGGATGCTGAATTTTCCGAGGATGAAAGTCATACAGCAAGCCAACAAGCAAGAAGAGACCCTTCGCGGAGCTCGCTCGTCGAAATTATTGCCTCGTGGGAAACACAAACAGGCAAGGATGATGGTTCACCGCCAAGAAATTTCAAGGCGGAATGCTCTCGAACGAATAAACATTATCGTCAGTGTTATCGTCCTTCGaccaagcagcagcagcagcagcaacactCGTGATATCAAGTTAGCACTGGTGCTTTGCAAGTAG
- the LOC109769509 gene encoding uncharacterized protein isoform X1, translating to MITAMYQALPRRGYPLLVLRLRGHRGLSSLAGGGERWRGQPQQQEESKEVKVSVWWDFQKCQLPPGANPCRVAPRVTAALRAAGIRGPVEITAFGDVFVLPRPVQEVLAATGVAFSHVPTSGKDGCDRSFIADLVYWIAQNPPPAHFFLISGDKHFANILHRLRMSNYNILLACPNTEPSILCSAATIMWPWEALIKGEGFTRKHFNQPPDGLSCSWYGNYRGALDDPFQKAEPKHSGNVPLQTKKPEKLPIVSRSAVNGPDHAKFIDPLPGDSQPAVFGEKSFMRMSSGQSIGESKCLIDTKNEKPRSSNASSSPSDILSLESLEQKKIPVGDDPFLQGESKHSMNVPLQTKKPEETPRIPISVVNCIRRALNSYPEGVNLEDLLSELKENKLFMYNGLYGFKTFSALLQAMPDYVKFIDPLPGDSQPAVVGEKSFNRFPSAQSNGEVKCLIETKNGKPPSSKVPSSPSDILSPEQRKIPIADAPSSQCGLLSRDQRKAPSVDFIKPSEPPACHMEADMVITAAIPSSEAQGTTSKKGLLERIQILWTGPKTIKPQVHPSHDATFSEGSSDVTSQEGQHNRHLRNAMKNCSTTDNPDVNGPDNSSAGSTSLSNDPSNNCSETDVKGDFANTKNHSGETVEISKAEKSKGIFSWAARWWSSGKSDKQDNQNHDGTRKDLDKGCSFVNSASGQQVGVEMFEKSYFWDALQQYLLTHHGSKLVSEAKAREELAHGLQKGCSLLKGLDDKHIHQLVHLLISEKKWIKECRSETFHFQLTLPQRGTCAPLHACKPQGSSSPLTNGNGQASCKGNEDHGNVDDFAWEELGPVSSAGDPHPETGKVVRYHPPTSSDDEFSDGEIHAVDEQAGKDSDAEFSEDESHTASQQARRDPSRSSLVEIIASWETQTGKDDGSPPRNFKAECSRTNKHYRQCYRPSTKQQQQQQHS from the exons ATGATCACAGCCATGTACCAAGCGCTTCCGCGCCGCGGATACCCCCTCCTCGTCCTCCGCCTCCGGGGGCATCGCGGGCTCAGCTCGctcgcgggcggcggcgagcggtGGAGGGGGCAGCCCCAGCAGCAGGAGGAAAGCAAGGAGGTCAAGGTGTCGGTGTGGTGGGACTTCCAGAAGTGCCAGCTTCCGCCCGGCGCCAACCCCTGCCGCGTGGCCCCGCGCGTCACGGCCGCGCTGCGCGCCGCCGGCATCCGGGGCCCCGTCGAGATCACCGCCTTCGGCGATGTTTTCGTGCTCCCCCGCCCCGTCCAGGAGGTCCTCGCGGCCACCGGCGTCGCGTTCTCGCACGTCCCCACCA GTGGAAAGGATGGTTGTGACAGATCATTCATTGCTGATCTTGTCTATTGGATTGCTCAGAACCCTCCACCAGCCCATTTCTTCCTTATATCTGGGGATAAACACTTTGCAAATATTCTGCATCGCCTTCGGATGAGCAATTATAACATACTCCTAGCCTGTCCTAATACCGAGCCCAGCATTCTCTGCAGTGCAGCGACAATTATGTGGCCGTGGGAGGCTTTGATTAAAGGGGAGGGGTTTACTCGGAAACATTTTAACCAGCCACCTGATGGTTTGTCCTGTTCTTGGTATGGTAATTACAGGGGAGCTCTTGACGACCCCTTCCAGAAAGCAGAACCAAAGCACTCCGGAAATGTACCATTGCAAACCAAGAAGCCAGAGAAGCTACCTATAGTCTCCAGATCTGCGGTCAACGGGCCTGATCATGCCAAGTTTATAGATCCTCTACCAGGTGATAGTCAACCTGCTGTATTTGGTGAAAAAAGCTTTATGAGAATGAGTTCTGGGCAAAGTATTGGTGAGAGCAAATGCCTCATTGATACTAAGAATGAGAAGCCACGATCATCCAATGCCTCATCTTCTCCATCAGATATATTATCTTTAGAATCTTTAGAACAAAAGAAAATTCCGGTCGGTGATGACCCCTTCCTGCAAGGAGAATCCAAGCACTCCATGAATGTACCATTGCAGACCAAGAAACCAGAGGAGACACCTAGAATCCCCATATCTGTGGTCAACTGTATCAGGAGAGCATTAAACTCTTATCCTGAAGGGGTCAACCTTGAAGATCTTCTATCAGAACTTAAAGAGAACAAGTTGTTTATGTATAATGGATTATATGGCTTCAAAACCTTCAGTGCTCTTCTCCAAGCTATGCCTGATTATGTCAAATTTATAGATCCTTTACCAGGTGATAGTCAACCTGCCGTAGTTGGTGAAAAAAGCTTTAATAGATTTCCTTCTGCTCAAAGTAATGGTGAGGTAAAATGCCTCATTGAGACGAAGAATGGGAAGCCACCATCATCTAAAGTACCATCTTCTCCATCAGATATATTGTCTCCAGAACAAAGGAAAATTCCGATAGCTGATGCTCCATCTTCCCAGTGTGGTTTGTTATCTAGAGACCAAAGGAAAGCTCCATCCGTAGATTTTATTAAGCCATCTGAACCTCCTGCGTGTCATATGGAAGCTGATATGGTGATCACTGCTGCAATTCCCTCCTCGGAGGCTCAAGGTACTACTAGTAAAAAAGGGCTACTTGAAAGGATTCAGATACTATGGACTGGTCCCAAGACCATTAAGCCCCAGGTCCATCCATCTCATGATGCTACTTTTTCTGAAGGGTCCAGTGATGTAACAAGCCAGGAAGGGCAACATAACAGACATTTGAGAAATGCCATGAAGAATTGTTCCACAACTGACAATCCTGATGTGAATGGTCCTGATAACAGTTCAGCAGGCAGCACTAGTTTGTCAAATGACCCGTCTAATAACTGTTCTGAAACAGATGTCAAGGGGGATTTTGCAAATACAAAGAATCACTCTGGCGAAACAGTCGAAATCAGCAAAGCTGAAAAGAGCAAAGGAATATTTAGCTGGGCAGCAAGGTGGTGGTCATCTGGAAAATCAGATAAACAAGATAATCAAAATCATGATGGAACAAGGAAAGATTTGGACAAAGGATGTTCATTTGTTAACAGTGCAAGTGGACAGCAAGTAGGAGTTGAAATGTTTGAAAAATCTTACTTCTGGGATGCACTACAGCAATATCTTTTAACCCATCATGGATCAAAACTTGTTTCAGAAGCAAAGGCAAG GGAGGAGTTGGCACATGGACTGCAGAAGGGCTGTTCGCTTCTCAAAGGCCTTGACGACAAACATATCCATCAGTTAGTACATCTGTTGATCTCTGAGAAGAAATGGATCAAGGAGTGTAGGTCGGAAACTTTTCATTTCCAACTTACGCTGCCTCAGAGAGGAACATGTGCTCCATTACATGCCTGTAAACCACAAGGGTCAAGTTCTCCTCTTACAAATGGAAACGGCCAGGCCAGCTGCAAGGGCAATGAAGACCATGGTAATGTCGATGACTTTGCCTGGGAAGAGCTTGGTCCTGTATCCAGTGCTGGTGATCCTCATCCAGAAACTGGTAAAGTGGTGCGCTATCACCCTCCCACCTCGTCAGATGATGAGTTTTCTGATGGTGAAATTCATGCGGTAGATGAACAAGCAGGAAAAGATTCGGATGCTGAATTTTCCGAGGATGAAAGTCATACAGCAAGCCAACAAGCAAGAAGAGACCCTTCGCGGAGCTCGCTCGTCGAAATTATTGCCTCGTGGGAAACACAAACAGGCAAGGATGATGGTTCACCGCCAAGAAATTTCAAGGCGGAATGCTCTCGAACGAATAAACATTATCGTCAGTGTTATCGTCCTTCGaccaagcagcagcagcagcagcaacactCGTGA
- the LOC109769507 gene encoding uncharacterized protein, with protein sequence METAHEVAIYIDRFHNLDLYHQGWYRMKISAAWEQDDGRAPVSPARVAQYEATDIGAKRACGFWKIDDVDNSFYTQPFRIKYARQDIYLSLMVSFYIPNSQDEGPATSSVMLKFELLFIPTLGNRIETEDSNDQYLIPVHEFRIPHRALLGLHTYCPVHFDTFHPVLVDLTIHIVYLKAGVTKSSLKAFKQGSVSKLYDILKALLSSRELLLEEVKRISNGIGTALQDLDGADLTLGKYESVHPTKSSFPNYTNGLPVTPKCIGQQFGILQDLLERSDDAVQSTNDAMLYTLSKEELLELFEIVSDQLSLVWSGFLKFHRTNKLKILDYLHDIWDVDRKSEWSIWIVHSKIEIPHRYMHGMGDSSSPRHSLRRVSSSKKLHHDPVQNASSRAELHRKSIAQMKINARSVQDMHIYANPSRVPVVLIEQHVMVVPQHGCNKYLLANAPDLYNTSVPPNLQGDSFAGNPSGGKNTGHVLRAVIFVHGFQGHHLDLCLIRNQWLLRDPGAECLLSETNEDRTYGDFKEMGRRLANEVVSFLKNKLDKYSRHGGCRELRLSFVGHSIGNVIIRSALSEPKLQPFLKNLHTYMSISGPHLGYWYSSNSLFNSGLWLMKRLKGLQCMHQLTFTDEQDPQNTFFYKLCKLKTLENFKNIILVSSPQDGYVPYHSARIDLCPASSSDSSKKGQVFTEMLNNCLDQIRAPTSETRVFMRCDVNFDQSTQRRDLNSFVGRAAHVEFLENDMYARFIMWSFPELFL encoded by the exons ATGGAGACGGCGCACGAGGTGGCCATCTACATTGACCGCTTCCACAATCTCGACTTGTACCACCAAGG ATGGTACCGGATGAAGATTAGTGCGGCGTGGGAGCAGGACGACGGCAGGGCACCGGTGTCGCCAGCAAGGGTAGCACAATACGAAG CTACTGATATTGGTGCGAAGCGTGCATGTGGCTTTTGGAAAATAGATGACGTTGACAACAGCTTCTATACACAGCCATTTAGAATTAAATATGCTAGACAAGATATTTATCTATCACTTATGGTGTCTTTCTACATACCCAACAGTCAAGATGAG GGTCCAGCAACTTCTTCAGTTATGTTGAAGTTTGAGCTCCTATTTATTCCAACATTGGGGAATAG GATTGAAACTGAAGATTCAAATGACCAGTATTTGATCCCTGTTCATGAATTTAGGATCCCACATAGGGCACTCCTGGGTTTACACACATATTGTCCTGTCCATTTTGACACTTTCCACCCTGTGCTTGTTGATCTGACCATACATATAGTGTACCTGAAAGCTGGCGTGACTAAATCGTCACTGAAG GCATTCAAGCAAGGTTCAGTCTCAAAGTTATATGATATTCTGAAGGCATTATTATCTTCTAGAGAACTGTTGCTTGAGGAAGTAAAGAGGATCAGTAATGGTATTGGTACGGCTCTTCAAGATTTGGATGGCGCTGATTTAACACTTGGTAAATACGAGTCAGTTCACCCAACAAAGTCAAGTTTTCCTAATTATACTAATGGGCTCCCTGTAACCCCAAAGTGCATTGGCCAGCAGTTTGGCATTTTACAAGATCTTCTAGAG AGATCTGATGATGCGGTTCAAAGCACTAATGATGCTATGCTGTACACTCTTTCCAAGGAAGAATTGTTAGAATTATTTGAAATAGTGAGCGACCAACTTTCACTTGTATGGAGTGGATTCCTGAAGTTTCATAG GACAAATAAATTAAAGATATTGGATTACTTGCATGATATTTGGGATGTTGATCGGAAATCAGAATGGTCAATATGGATTGTTCATTCAAAAATTGAGATTCCACATCGTTACATGCACGGTATGGGTGACAGTTCGTCTCCTCGCCATTCACTCCGGAGGGTTTCCAGCTCAAAGAAGTTGCATCATGAT CCTGTACAGAATGCTTCTTCACGAGCTGAACTCCACAGAAAAAGTATTGCGCAAATGAAG ATTAACGCACGGTCTGTTCAAGATATGCATATCTATGCTAATCCTTCACGTGTTCCTGTTGTTCTTATAGAACAACATGTCATGGTCGTTCCACAACATGGTTGTAACAAGTATTTGTTGGCAAATGCTCCAGATCTGTATAATACTTCTGTACCACCTAACCTACAAGGAGATTCTTTTGCGGGGAATCCTAGCGGTGGTAAAAACACTGGACATGTCTTACGAGCTGTCATTTTTGTGCATGGATTTCAG GGGCATCATCTGGATCTTTGTCTCATTAGAAACCAATGGCTTTTGCGTGATCCTGGAGCTGAGTGTCTATTGTCCGAGACAAACGAAGATAGAACATATGGAGATTTTAAAGAAATGGGTAGAAGGCTTGCTAATGAAGTAGTCTCATTCCTAAAGAACAAATTGGATAAGTATTCAAGACATGGAGGCTGCAGAGAATTGAGGCTTAGTTTTGTCGGTCACTCCATTGGGAACGTCATCATCAGAAGTGCACTATCAG AACCCAAGTTGCAGCCGTTTTTGAAAAACCTCCACACATACATGTCGATATCAGGGCCTCATTTAGGTTACTGGTACAGCTCAAATTCGTTGTTCAACTCTGGCCTCTGGCTTATGAAGAGACTCAAGGGACTGCAATGCATGCATCAGCTCACTTTCACTGATGAGCAAGACCCCCAGAATACATTTTTTTACAAGCTCTGCAAG CTCAAGACACTGGAGAACTTCAAAAACATCATTTTGGTGTCTTCACCGCAG GATGGTTACGTCCCATACCATTCAGCGAGAATCGACCTCTGCCCGGCCTCGTCGTCAGATAGCTCGAAGAAGGGGCAGGTGTTCACGGAGATGCTCAACAATTGCCTGGACCAGATCCGTGCACCCACCTCCGAGACGCGGGTGTTCATGCGCTGCGACGTGAACTTCGACCAGTCCACACAGCGACGGGACCTCAACTCCTTCGTCGGTAGGGCGGCACACGTCGAGTTCCTGGAGAATGACATGTATGCCAGGTTCATCATGTGGTCCTTCCCGGAATTGTTCCTGTGA
- the LOC109769506 gene encoding protein BYPASS1-LIKE produces MPATDYQGSSSSSHSPFASFGRSLLSRSRDSPASPAMLPSGGEAEVEAFQRHVAVSLAELRDGEDFLSVAWIRRLLEAFLLCQEEFRAVVAEARRRGGGGALAERLVGEYHERAVKALDVCNAARDGVDQVRRWGRLAGIAASVLLAPVEIHEGQLRRARKALSDLSILLVDDAAAAGGGGGVASFLASHRNRSFGRGSRASPSRASSASSSSSSSSHFRSLSWSVSRTWSASRQLQAIGAGLAAPRAHEAGLAAPVYAMGCLLHLASWALVAAVPCPDRAAALQAHHLPAAPPRGAFAWAPPLLTLQDRLTEEGKRKDRRNSCGLLKEIHALEKCAQRLAEAIDAAPIPLAGEREAAVREAAAELAAVCSAMKDGLEPLERQVREVFHRIVRSRMEGLDSPMPNAAD; encoded by the coding sequence ATGCCGGCTACGGACTACCagggctcctcctcctcctcccactccCCGTTCGCCTCCTTCGGCCGCTCGCTGCTGTCTCGAAGCCGGGACAGCCCGGCGTCCCCCGCCATGCTTCCGTCCGGCGGGGAGGCCGAGGTCGAGGCGTTCCAGCGCCACGTGGCCGTCAGCCTCGCGGAGCTGAGGGACGGGGAGGATTTCCTCTCCGTCGCGTGGATCCGGCGGCTCCTGGAGGCGTTTCTGCTGTGCCAGGAGGAGTTTCGGGCGGTGGTGGCCGAAGCGCGGCGCCGCGGCGGTGGAGGCGCGCTGGCGGAGAGGCTGGTGGGGGAGTACCACGAGCGCGCGGTGAAGGCGCTTGACGTGTGCAACGCCGCTCGCGACGGTGTTGACCAGGTCCGGCGCTGGGGGCGGCTCGCCGGCATCGCGGCGTCCGTGCTGCTCGCCCCCGTGGAGATCCACGAGGGCCAGCTCCGCCGCGCCAGGAAGGCGCTGTCCGACCTCTCGATCCTCCTCGTCGACGACGCGGCCGCCgccgggggcgggggcggcgtcGCCTCCTTCCTCGCCTCCCACCGCAACCGCTCCTTCGGCCGCGGGAGCCGCGCGTCCCCGTCTCGCGcgtcctccgcctcctcctcctcgtcctcctcctcgcacTTCCGCTCGCTCTCGTGGAGCGTGTCCCGCACGTGGTCGGCGTCGCGGCAGCTGCAGGCCATCGGGGCCGGCCTGGCCGCGCCGCGCGCGCACGAggcgggcctcgccgcgcccGTGTACGCAATGGGATGCCTGCTGCACCTCGCCTCGTGGGCGCTCGTCGCGGCCGTCCCGTGCCCGGACCGCGCCGCGGCGCTCCAAGCGCACCACCTCCCCGCCGCACCGCCGCGCGGGGCGTTCGCGTGGGCGCCGCCGCTCCTGACGCTCCAGGACCGGCTCACCGAGGAGGGAAAGCGCAAGGACAGGCGCAATTCCTGCGGCCTCCTCAAGGAAATCCACGCGCTCGAGAAGTGCGCGCAGAGGCTCGCCGAGGCGATCGACGCGGCGCCCATCCCGCTCGCCGGAGAGAGGGAGGCCGCGGTGCGGGAGGCCGCCGCAGAGCTCGCCGCTGTGTGCAGCGCCATGAAGGACGGCCTGGAGCCGCTGGAAAGGCAGGTCCGGGAGGTGTTCCACCGCATTGTGCGCAGCCGCATGGAGGGCCTCGACTCGCCGATGCCCAACGCCGCCGACTGA